The following are encoded together in the Natator depressus isolate rNatDep1 chromosome 10, rNatDep2.hap1, whole genome shotgun sequence genome:
- the SEMA7A gene encoding semaphorin-7A, whose protein sequence is MGLNSRATYLVALWTSHLFFLTAGHSRVNPRIITAPKGERRFLLDKHETLTTLYHEEGNSSLLVGAEGKLYYFDFESSSNHTEDFPAHDTEACQKPEEKKNYLTFIGKYNDMLLLCGTNACKPTCWNLADRNKVGEAAQGLAPFVPNQNSLVLVDGKDIYSTISLHQHNGKIPRFRQVRGTGELYTSDTVMQNPKFVKATVIKQDERHDDKIYYFFQEDNPDKSPEAPLNVSRVAQLCKGDKGGTSSLSASKWTTFLKATLVCVNPATKGNFDLLQDVFIVPSDKNWRETRVYGLFSNSWGYSAVCVYTIGDIDTVFRTSKLKDYTKDMPHIRPGQCPWGRNHTPPETFKIADLHPAVEERVQPVAPRNSPLFHNKNRYQKIVVHRVQARDGHTYNVLYLVTDKGYIHKIVEMPHGVLNILEIQPFQQPAPILAMTLDHRRAKLYVSSPSEVVQLPMDMCEVYHRSCESCVMAKDPYCGWADGKCVSVKANLTMLQNLTLESSPEICPHSSFKEQEADSLESYRNVTVALFSRYFLYCPTESHAATYKWHHNGSCIQNCSTHWPCFHFIENVTHDRYGRYTCISEENGFSQTLVREWLLKQPKPSQTLRWRSQAVASSPSFWLGFLQMMALALLFQ, encoded by the exons GGGAGAGACGCTTTCTGCTGGACAAGCATGAGACTCTTACAACTCTCTACCATGAGGAGGGGAATTCCTCTCTCTTggtgggagcagagggaaagCTCTACTACTTCGACTTTGAGAGCTCCAGTAACCACACG GAGGACTTCCCTGCACATGATACAGAAGCCTGCCAAAAGCCA gaggagaagaagaacTACCTGACTTTCATTGGCAAGTACAACGACATGCTGTTGTTATGTGGGACAAATGCCTGCAAGCCCACCTGCTGGAACTTG gcCGATCGGAATAAAGTTGGAGAGGCCGCCCAGGGCTTGGCCCCTTTTGTGCCTAACCAGAACTCCCTGGTCCTTGTTGATG GCAAAGACATCTATTCCACCATCAGCTTGCACCAGCACAATGGGAAAATACCCCGCTTCCGCCAGGTCCGAGGGACTGGGGAGCTCTACACCAGCGACACAGTGATGCAGA ACCCGAAGTTTGTGAAAGCCACTGTCATCAAGCAAGATGAGCGCCATGATGACAAGATCTACTATTTCTTTCAAGAAGACAATCCGGACAAGAGTCCCGAGGCCCCGTTAAATGTCTCCAGAGTGGCCCAGCTGTGCAAG GGTGACAAAGGGGGCaccagctccctctctgcttccaAGTGGACAACCTTCCTGAAGGCCACGCTGGTCTGCGTCAACCCGGCCACCAAGGGCAACTTCGACTTGCTGCAGGATGTCTTCATTGTCCCGTCAGACAAGAACTGGAGGGAAACCAGAGTGTATGGACTCTTCTCCAACTCCTG GGGGTACTCTGCCGTTTGTGTCTACACCATCGGTGACATTGACACTGTGTTCCGGACATCGAAACTCAAAGACTACACTAAGGACATGCCCCACATCCGTCCTGGACAG TGCCCTTGGGGCAGAAATCATACCCCTCCCGAGACTTTCAAAATAGCTGACCTCCACCCGGCAGTGGAGGAAAGGGTGCAGCCTGTTGCCCCAAGGAATAGTCCCCTATTCCACAACAAGAATCGTTACCAGAAAATCGTGGTGCATCGCGTCCAGGCAAGGGACGGACACACCTACAACGTCCTCTATTTGGTGACAG ACAAAGGGTATATCCACAAAATAGTGGAGATGCCGCACGGCGTCCTGAACATCCTGGAGATCCAGCCCTTTCAACAGCCAGCTCCCATCCTGGCCATGACCCTGGATCACAGAAGG GCAAAGCTCTATGTGAGCTCACCAAGCGAGGTGGTCCAGTTGCCCATGGACATGTGCGAGGTATATCACAGGAGCTGCGAGAGCTGTGTCATGGCAAAGGATCCCTACTGCGGCTGGGCAGACGGGAAATGCGTCTCCGTTAAAGCTAACCT GACAATGCTACAGAACTTGACCTTGGAGTCCTCACCGGAAATATGTCCCCATTCCAGCTTCAAAGAGCAGGAAG CGGATAGCCTGGAGAGCTACCGGAACGTCACTGTGGCACTCTTCTCCCGCTATTTCCTGTACTGCCCCACCGAATCCCATGCCGCCACCTACAAGTGGCACCACAATGGCAGCTGCATCCAGAACTGCTCCACCCACTGGCCCTGCTTCCACTTCATCGAGAACGTGACCCACGACCGCTACGGGCGCTACACCTGCATCTCAGAGGAGAACGGCTTCTCCCAAACCCTCGTGAGGGAATGGCTGCTGAAGCAACCTAAGCCCTCCCAGACTTTGAGGTGGAGGAGCCAGGCTGTGGCCAGCTCCCCCTCCTTCTGGCTGGGCTTCCTGCAGATGATGGCTCTTGCCCTGCTGTTCcagtga